In bacterium, one DNA window encodes the following:
- a CDS encoding rRNA pseudouridine synthase: MNRRSEPALPRLNRFLARAGLGSRRAVESLIRAGRVCVDGVVIAELGRRIDPTSDAVTVDGRPVSWPARWRVFAFHKPVGVISSLRPQGRQPCLDVYAARHGLPDGAVPVGRLDADTSGLLIWTDDGDLHQALCRPRSEVWKTYEIVLAGPLDERALPLLREGGVCLDGRPCLPARLTPVGHDGRRWRMFLREGRNRQVRRMFRAVGAEVEALHRTGVGDIELADLPVGEFRELDRDETASLMICAGLRD, translated from the coding sequence ATGAACCGGCGGTCTGAGCCCGCATTGCCGCGCCTCAACAGATTCCTGGCGCGCGCCGGCCTCGGCTCCCGGCGCGCAGTCGAGAGCTTGATACGCGCGGGGCGCGTCTGCGTGGACGGCGTGGTGATTGCAGAGCTGGGCCGGCGCATCGATCCGACAAGCGACGCGGTAACGGTGGACGGCCGCCCGGTGTCATGGCCCGCGCGGTGGCGGGTCTTCGCCTTCCACAAGCCCGTCGGCGTGATCTCCTCGCTGCGCCCGCAGGGGCGCCAGCCGTGCCTCGACGTCTACGCGGCCCGCCACGGCCTGCCGGACGGCGCGGTCCCCGTGGGGCGCCTTGACGCGGACACCAGCGGCTTGCTCATTTGGACGGACGACGGGGATCTGCACCAGGCGCTCTGCCGTCCCCGCAGCGAGGTCTGGAAGACCTACGAGATCGTGCTGGCCGGACCGCTCGACGAAAGGGCGTTGCCCCTGCTGCGCGAAGGCGGCGTCTGCCTGGACGGACGGCCCTGCCTGCCGGCGAGATTGACGCCCGTGGGGCACGACGGCCGTCGCTGGCGCATGTTCCTGCGCGAGGGGCGCAACCGCCAGGTGAGGCGCATGTTCAGGGCCGTGGGCGCCGAGGTCGAAGCCCTGCACCGCACGGGCGTCGGCGATATCGAATTGGCCGACCTGCCGGTGGGCGAATTCCGCGAACTGGACCGGGACGAAACGGCTTCCCTCATGATCTGCGCCGGTTTGCGGGACTGA
- a CDS encoding 30S ribosomal protein S1, giving the protein MLDDDAMLALLNQYEETLNEIQEGQILKGIVVEVRENEVLLNIGFKSEGIIALDEFGATEINEGDEFDVFLEHLEDQDGLVVLSKERADFLKVWDKIKIAHEAGDVVKGIVDRRIKGGLVVKLWEVDTFLPGSQVALRQVPDLDQMIGQEIECQIIKKNKRRRNVVVSRRIVLEREREEKKKTLMRDLDKDQVRTGVVKNITDFGAFVDLGGIDGLLHITDLSWGRVKHPSEVVNIGDEIEVKILDFDRERERISLGLKQLQSYPWENVEAKYPEKSVVQGKVVSITNYGAFVELEEGIEGLIHISEMSWTRHIKHPSKILSIGDVVEVMVLKIDKDNEKISLGLKQTESDPWLSLSDRFPVGTIIEGRVRNLTDFGAFVEVEEGIDGLVHISDMSWTKRVRHPKEIVRKGDSVHVQILDIDADKRRISLGIKQLQENPWPTLAEDYPVGRQVEGKVIRMLDHGMVVEISNELEGFVPVGHLVIPKIQKPQYHFKEGEALPLHVIKMDAENRRIVLSVAEYFKDQPREELDKFVAEHPLLEDVVAAERAAEKEDNAAARANAEHGDDDYPASIDDDYLSVDDVPEVAALALEAQATEETETEEASAAVAPTEETETAPTEETETEEASTAAAPAEEMSIEAVAAEETPTDRPVEVAAEENATTEDEKQDS; this is encoded by the coding sequence ATGCTGGACGACGACGCCATGCTGGCGCTGCTGAACCAGTACGAGGAGACTCTCAACGAGATCCAGGAGGGGCAGATCCTCAAGGGTATCGTGGTGGAGGTCCGCGAGAACGAGGTCCTGCTCAACATCGGCTTCAAGAGCGAGGGCATCATCGCTCTCGACGAATTCGGCGCGACGGAGATCAACGAGGGCGACGAGTTCGACGTCTTCCTGGAGCATCTGGAGGACCAGGACGGTCTGGTGGTCCTGTCCAAGGAACGCGCCGACTTCCTGAAGGTCTGGGACAAGATCAAGATAGCCCACGAGGCCGGCGACGTGGTCAAGGGCATCGTCGACCGCCGCATCAAGGGCGGCCTGGTCGTAAAGCTCTGGGAAGTCGACACTTTCCTGCCCGGCTCGCAGGTCGCGCTGCGCCAGGTCCCCGATCTGGACCAGATGATCGGCCAGGAGATCGAGTGCCAGATCATCAAGAAGAACAAGCGCCGCCGCAACGTGGTGGTCAGCCGCCGCATCGTGCTCGAGCGCGAGCGCGAGGAGAAGAAGAAGACGCTGATGCGGGATCTCGACAAGGACCAGGTGCGCACCGGCGTGGTGAAGAACATCACCGACTTCGGCGCCTTCGTGGACCTGGGCGGCATCGACGGGCTGCTGCACATCACGGACCTTTCCTGGGGCCGCGTGAAGCATCCGAGCGAGGTCGTCAACATCGGCGACGAGATCGAGGTCAAGATCCTTGACTTCGACCGCGAACGCGAACGGATCTCCCTGGGTCTGAAACAGCTCCAGTCCTACCCCTGGGAGAACGTCGAGGCGAAGTATCCGGAGAAGTCCGTCGTGCAGGGCAAGGTCGTCTCGATCACCAATTACGGCGCCTTCGTGGAGCTGGAAGAGGGCATCGAGGGGCTCATCCACATCAGCGAGATGTCCTGGACGCGCCATATCAAGCATCCGAGCAAGATCCTGTCCATCGGCGACGTCGTCGAGGTCATGGTCCTGAAGATAGACAAGGACAACGAGAAGATCTCGCTCGGACTCAAGCAGACCGAGTCGGATCCCTGGCTGTCCCTGAGCGACCGCTTCCCCGTCGGCACCATCATCGAGGGCCGCGTGCGCAACCTCACGGACTTCGGCGCCTTCGTCGAGGTGGAGGAGGGCATCGACGGCCTGGTGCACATCTCGGACATGTCGTGGACCAAGCGCGTACGCCATCCCAAGGAGATCGTACGCAAGGGCGATTCGGTACACGTCCAGATCCTGGACATCGACGCCGACAAGCGGCGCATCAGCCTCGGCATCAAGCAGCTCCAGGAGAACCCCTGGCCGACGCTCGCCGAGGACTACCCCGTGGGGCGCCAGGTCGAGGGCAAGGTCATCCGCATGCTGGACCATGGCATGGTCGTGGAGATCTCCAACGAGCTGGAAGGCTTCGTGCCCGTCGGCCACCTGGTGATCCCCAAGATCCAGAAGCCGCAGTATCACTTCAAGGAGGGGGAGGCCCTGCCCTTGCACGTGATCAAGATGGACGCGGAGAACCGCCGTATCGTCCTGTCGGTGGCCGAGTACTTCAAGGACCAGCCGCGCGAGGAGCTGGACAAGTTCGTCGCCGAACATCCGCTGCTCGAGGACGTCGTGGCGGCCGAACGCGCGGCCGAGAAGGAAGACAACGCCGCAGCCCGCGCCAACGCCGAGCATGGTGACGACGATTACCCCGCGTCTATCGACGACGACTACCTGTCCGTGGACGACGTGCCCGAGGTGGCGGCCCTCGCACTCGAGGCGCAAGCGACCGAGGAGACGGAGACCGAGGAAGCATCGGCCGCGGTCGCTCCGACCGAGGAGACGGAGACCGCTCCGACCGAGGAGACGGAGACCGAGGAAG
- the trpS gene encoding tryptophan--tRNA ligase translates to MAKKIILSGNRPTGRLHWGNYTGALENWIGLQDQYDCHFMVADWHVLTTALDKAGEIRSNTREMVLDWLAAGLDPERSVIFVQSAVKEHAELYLLFCMLISLGRLERNPTFKEQVRDLNLSGEISFGHLGYPVLQAADILAYRADAVPVGEDQLPHLELTREIARRFNHHFGDFFPEPAALVTRFGRFPGTDGKRMSKSLGNTVELAASADEIRTSLKTAFTDPQRLRRSDPGNPDVCAIYTYYTKFLPEQADVTARECRSAARGCVDCKSKLAEGVITYFAPLRERRAAFAADSAHVDEIIASGCERARAKARDTMARIHDTMQVG, encoded by the coding sequence TTGGCCAAGAAGATCATCCTCAGCGGAAACCGTCCGACCGGCCGCCTGCACTGGGGCAACTACACCGGCGCCCTGGAGAACTGGATCGGGCTCCAGGACCAGTACGACTGCCATTTCATGGTCGCCGACTGGCACGTGCTGACCACAGCCCTGGACAAGGCGGGGGAGATCCGCTCGAACACGCGCGAGATGGTGCTGGACTGGCTGGCCGCCGGCCTGGATCCGGAACGCTCGGTCATCTTCGTCCAGTCCGCCGTGAAGGAGCACGCCGAGCTCTACCTGCTGTTCTGCATGCTCATCTCCCTGGGCCGGCTGGAGCGCAACCCCACCTTCAAGGAGCAGGTGCGCGACCTGAACCTCTCGGGGGAGATCAGCTTCGGACACCTGGGCTATCCGGTGCTGCAGGCCGCAGACATCCTGGCCTACCGGGCCGACGCCGTGCCGGTGGGCGAGGACCAGCTGCCGCATCTGGAGCTGACGCGCGAGATCGCCCGGCGATTCAACCACCACTTCGGCGACTTCTTCCCCGAGCCCGCAGCGCTCGTCACCAGGTTCGGGCGCTTCCCCGGCACCGACGGCAAGCGCATGAGCAAGTCCCTGGGCAACACGGTGGAGCTGGCCGCCTCGGCGGACGAGATCCGCACCTCCCTCAAGACGGCCTTCACCGATCCGCAGCGCCTGCGCCGCAGCGATCCCGGCAACCCCGACGTATGCGCCATCTACACCTATTACACGAAGTTCCTGCCCGAGCAGGCCGACGTGACCGCGCGTGAATGCCGCAGCGCCGCTCGCGGCTGCGTGGACTGCAAGTCGAAGCTGGCCGAGGGCGTCATCACCTATTTCGCGCCCCTGCGGGAGCGCCGCGCCGCCTTCGCCGCCGACAGCGCGCACGTCGACGAGATCATCGCCTCCGGCTGCGAGCGAGCCCGCGCCAAGGCCCGCGACACCATGGCCCGGATACACGACACCATGCAGGTCGGTTGA
- the uvrC gene encoding excinuclease ABC subunit UvrC, producing MSSRNRQKNGRSALERKLRLLPNAPGVYLHKDKRGKVIYVGKAARLRPRVASYFQRSGEHDPKTEQLVGNIADVDYIATANEAEALVLEDQLIKEYRPRYNIRLKDDKRYPYLRVTLQEPYPRVEVVRRIVDDGARYFGPYTNVRAMRETLKHVSRVFQVRTCHLDLPEQTVPRPCLDWQIGRCSAPCVDYDTQVAYGRRVLALIRYLAGQERGLLDELRAEMSALSSARRYEEAAKVRDRLALLEAALDGVGRVYGLTGDLDACGVVRDGTTGCGVVLRIRGGKIMTSHHFLLEDRLASDTPAFLAQLCREYYPRAGDLPSVVLVSHVLPDKEQWRERLSGLCGRRVAIVRPRRGPRKESVDMALANAAHKLNEHRLRDQTRVRRVAPGRALALQDALDLRKVPETIECFDISNLQGRETVASLVFFRGGRPLKSRYRRFRIRTVRGGDDFASMREVLTRYYRRLLDKKRAPADLVVVDGGAGQLSAAREALAALGLHEVELVGLAKREEVIHRERGLPPVRLPRSSPALHLLQRIRDEAHRFAITYHRLLRSRAVTDSALDRIPGIGRVKKLSLLHHFDSLDAIRAAGAEELGAVRGLHRGDVERIIAFFALEQEHHR from the coding sequence ATGTCAAGTCGCAACCGGCAGAAAAACGGCCGTTCCGCCCTGGAGCGCAAGCTGCGCCTGCTCCCGAACGCACCGGGCGTCTACCTGCACAAGGACAAGCGCGGCAAGGTCATATACGTGGGCAAGGCGGCGCGGCTGCGCCCGCGCGTCGCCTCCTACTTCCAGCGCTCCGGCGAACACGATCCCAAGACCGAGCAACTCGTCGGGAACATCGCCGACGTGGATTACATCGCGACGGCCAACGAGGCGGAGGCGCTGGTCCTGGAAGACCAGCTGATCAAGGAGTACCGCCCCCGCTACAACATCAGGCTCAAGGACGACAAGCGCTATCCGTACCTGCGCGTGACCTTGCAGGAACCCTATCCCCGCGTGGAGGTGGTGCGACGGATCGTCGACGACGGCGCCCGCTACTTCGGACCCTACACCAATGTCCGCGCCATGCGCGAGACTCTCAAGCACGTCTCGCGCGTCTTCCAGGTTCGCACCTGTCACCTCGATCTGCCCGAGCAGACCGTCCCGCGCCCCTGCCTCGACTGGCAGATCGGGCGGTGCAGCGCCCCCTGCGTCGACTACGACACGCAGGTCGCCTACGGACGCAGGGTCCTCGCGCTGATCCGTTATCTCGCAGGCCAGGAGCGGGGCCTGCTGGACGAACTGCGCGCCGAGATGTCCGCCCTGTCCAGCGCACGACGCTACGAGGAGGCGGCCAAGGTCCGCGACCGGCTCGCCCTGCTGGAAGCCGCCCTCGACGGCGTCGGCCGCGTCTACGGGCTGACCGGAGATCTGGACGCGTGCGGAGTCGTCCGTGACGGGACCACCGGTTGTGGCGTGGTGTTGCGCATCCGGGGGGGGAAGATCATGACGAGCCACCACTTCCTGCTCGAGGATCGGCTCGCCAGCGACACCCCCGCCTTCCTGGCGCAGCTGTGCCGCGAATACTATCCGCGCGCCGGCGATCTGCCGTCCGTCGTGCTGGTATCGCACGTCCTGCCCGACAAGGAGCAGTGGCGCGAGAGGCTGAGCGGTCTGTGCGGGCGGCGCGTGGCGATCGTGAGGCCGCGACGCGGGCCGCGCAAGGAGTCCGTGGACATGGCGCTGGCCAACGCGGCCCACAAGTTGAACGAGCACAGGCTCCGGGACCAGACGCGGGTCCGGCGCGTCGCCCCCGGCCGCGCCCTGGCCCTGCAGGACGCGCTCGACCTGCGCAAGGTGCCGGAAACCATCGAGTGCTTCGACATCTCCAACCTGCAGGGACGGGAAACGGTGGCTTCCCTCGTGTTCTTCAGGGGGGGGCGCCCTCTCAAGTCGCGTTACCGGCGCTTCCGGATCCGCACGGTCCGGGGCGGCGACGACTTCGCTTCCATGCGCGAGGTCCTGACGCGTTATTACCGCCGGCTGCTGGACAAGAAACGCGCGCCGGCCGACCTGGTCGTGGTCGACGGGGGCGCCGGTCAGCTTTCGGCCGCGCGTGAAGCGCTGGCCGCCCTCGGCCTGCACGAAGTGGAGCTGGTGGGACTGGCGAAACGGGAAGAGGTCATCCACCGGGAGCGGGGACTGCCGCCGGTCCGCCTGCCCCGCTCCAGCCCCGCCCTGCATCTGCTGCAGCGGATTCGCGACGAGGCGCACCGCTTCGCCATAACCTACCACCGCCTGTTGCGTTCCCGCGCCGTGACGGACTCGGCCCTGGACCGTATCCCAGGCATCGGCCGGGTCAAGAAGCTGTCGCTCCTGCATCATTTCGATTCGCTGGACGCCATTCGCGCCGCCGGAGCCGAGGAACTCGGCGCCGTCCGGGGTCTTCACCGCGGCGACGTGGAGCGCATCATCGCCTTCTTCGCCCTCGAGCAGGAGCACCATCGATGA
- a CDS encoding site-specific tyrosine recombinase XerD — translation MSGGWDEAIGAYLSHAAAEKGLAANSLEAYAHDLQGWRGWAESHALTDPASTGPQELRAYLLSSADRLGSRSRARLVSTLRSFHRFLTVEGLSEHDPTLTLLSPRIGRKLPVVLSTDQIGRLLGVPDPARPAGSRDRAILEVLYGCGLRVSELCGVDPPDLDQRDASLRVRGKGGKERIIPVGAPALRAVGDYLAAGRPRLLGRRTSPALFVNRRGGRLSRVSVWSIVRKASLAAGVAVEVTPHTMRHTYATHLLEGGADLRVVQELLGHAAITTTEIYTHVDRAFLAEAYRNAHPRARRR, via the coding sequence ATGAGCGGGGGCTGGGACGAGGCCATCGGCGCCTACCTGTCGCACGCCGCCGCCGAGAAGGGGCTGGCCGCCAACAGTCTGGAGGCCTACGCCCATGACCTCCAGGGCTGGCGCGGCTGGGCGGAATCGCACGCCCTGACGGATCCGGCGTCCACCGGGCCGCAGGAATTGCGTGCCTACCTGCTCTCCAGCGCCGACCGCCTGGGATCGCGCTCGCGGGCCAGGCTCGTCTCCACGCTGCGCTCCTTCCATCGTTTCCTCACCGTGGAGGGACTGTCCGAGCACGACCCGACCCTCACCCTGCTCTCGCCTCGGATCGGGCGAAAACTTCCGGTAGTGCTGTCCACTGACCAGATCGGACGCCTGCTCGGCGTTCCCGACCCCGCCCGGCCGGCGGGCTCGCGCGACCGGGCGATTCTCGAGGTGCTGTATGGATGCGGCCTGCGCGTGAGCGAACTGTGCGGCGTGGATCCGCCGGATCTAGATCAGCGTGACGCATCACTGCGCGTGCGCGGCAAGGGCGGCAAGGAGCGCATCATCCCCGTGGGTGCGCCGGCTCTCCGCGCGGTGGGCGACTACCTGGCCGCGGGGCGCCCCCGGCTCCTGGGCAGGCGTACCTCTCCGGCTCTCTTCGTGAACCGGCGCGGCGGCCGTCTTTCCCGTGTCTCGGTGTGGTCCATCGTCAGGAAGGCGTCCCTCGCCGCCGGCGTGGCCGTCGAGGTGACGCCGCACACCATGCGCCATACCTACGCCACGCATCTGCTCGAGGGCGGCGCCGATCTGCGCGTCGTGCAGGAGCTGCTGGGGCACGCGGCCATCACCACCACGGAGATCTACACCCACGTGGACCGCGCCTTCCTGGCCGAGGCCTATCGCAACGCCCATCCCCGGGCCCGCCGTCGCTGA
- the scpB gene encoding SMC-Scp complex subunit ScpB, whose product MKQDLEALLFATDTPLTPIRLRAIFGDGDAKILREAVDELNADYEAQGRAFTIVEFGGGWQLASRPEYAPLIQKLYRGRRYVRLSQAALEVLAIIAYRQPVTRMEIEDIRGVQVSGVLSTLTERSLITVAGRSETVGNPILYGTTREFLNYMGLKGLHQLPALPELEGIINDREEIKRFAAQMGEDVSDEDFETVAVHGDEIVVVRHEEAAAGESETDPAVDTGQVARDDELSDEPAV is encoded by the coding sequence GTGAAGCAGGACCTCGAAGCCCTCTTGTTCGCGACCGACACGCCGCTCACCCCGATCCGCCTCCGGGCCATCTTCGGCGACGGCGACGCCAAGATCCTCCGCGAGGCCGTAGACGAGCTCAACGCCGACTACGAGGCGCAGGGCCGCGCCTTCACCATTGTCGAGTTCGGCGGCGGCTGGCAACTCGCCTCGCGGCCGGAGTACGCCCCTCTGATCCAGAAGCTCTACCGCGGCCGCCGCTACGTCCGCCTGTCCCAGGCGGCCCTCGAGGTGCTGGCCATCATCGCCTATCGGCAGCCGGTCACGCGCATGGAGATCGAGGACATCCGGGGCGTGCAGGTCAGCGGTGTGCTCTCGACCCTGACCGAGCGCAGCCTGATCACCGTCGCCGGCCGCAGCGAGACCGTCGGCAATCCCATCCTCTACGGGACCACCCGCGAGTTTCTCAACTACATGGGTCTGAAGGGTCTCCACCAGTTGCCCGCTCTGCCCGAGCTGGAGGGCATCATCAACGACCGCGAGGAGATCAAGAGGTTCGCCGCGCAAATGGGCGAGGACGTTTCGGACGAGGATTTCGAGACGGTGGCCGTTCATGGCGACGAGATCGTGGTCGTGCGCCACGAGGAAGCCGCGGCGGGCGAGTCGGAGACTGACCCGGCGGTGGACACCGGCCAGGTTGCCCGCGACGACGAGCTGTCGGATGAACCGGCGGTCTGA
- a CDS encoding histidinol-phosphate transaminase, whose amino-acid sequence MDFKQLFRPGIVATRPYSPGKPISEVQRELGLDSVVKLASNENPEGPLPSVLEAVSRAALDLNRYPDAACYELTHAVADDLGVAPGNLIFGNGSNEVIDMFIRALVSPGENVVFGHPSFIVYPLTCGVHFECGRAVPLDAGDRHDLHAMAAAMDDATKLAIVCNPNNPTGTYNTAAEFDAFLNDVPERVIVLVDEAYYEYVAAADYPQTLSLLGEHPNLVVTRTFSKIHSLAGLRVGYAVAHRDLITELQKTREPFNVNALSQAAALAVLKEKEATRARAAHNRLWLEDLARELTGLGLGITPSQTNFILVRCPGNADALTRKLLARGVIVRPMNAFGLGDGAIRISVGLPEENRRCIGALREILA is encoded by the coding sequence ATGGACTTCAAGCAACTCTTCCGGCCGGGGATCGTCGCCACCCGCCCCTACTCTCCGGGCAAGCCCATCAGCGAAGTGCAGCGCGAACTGGGGCTGGACAGCGTCGTGAAACTGGCCAGCAACGAGAATCCGGAAGGACCGCTGCCGTCCGTGCTGGAAGCCGTGAGCCGTGCCGCCCTCGACCTGAACCGCTACCCCGATGCGGCGTGCTACGAGCTGACGCACGCCGTGGCCGACGATCTGGGAGTCGCTCCCGGAAACCTCATCTTTGGCAACGGCTCGAACGAGGTCATCGACATGTTCATCCGGGCCCTCGTCTCGCCGGGGGAGAACGTGGTGTTCGGCCATCCCAGCTTCATCGTCTATCCGCTGACCTGCGGCGTGCATTTCGAATGCGGCCGGGCCGTTCCCCTGGACGCGGGGGATCGCCACGACCTGCACGCGATGGCGGCGGCCATGGACGACGCCACCAAGCTGGCGATCGTCTGCAATCCCAACAATCCCACCGGCACCTACAACACGGCCGCGGAGTTCGACGCCTTCCTGAACGACGTGCCCGAGCGCGTGATCGTCCTGGTGGACGAGGCCTACTACGAGTACGTCGCCGCCGCGGACTACCCCCAGACGCTGTCCCTGCTGGGGGAGCACCCCAACCTGGTGGTCACCCGCACGTTCTCCAAGATACACTCCCTGGCGGGACTGCGGGTCGGCTATGCGGTGGCCCATCGCGATCTCATCACCGAGCTGCAAAAGACACGCGAGCCTTTCAACGTCAACGCCCTGTCGCAGGCGGCCGCGCTGGCGGTCCTGAAGGAGAAGGAGGCGACCCGGGCGCGCGCCGCCCACAACCGCTTATGGCTGGAGGATCTCGCGCGCGAGCTGACGGGACTGGGGCTGGGGATCACGCCGTCGCAGACCAACTTCATCCTCGTGCGCTGTCCCGGCAACGCCGACGCGCTCACGCGAAAGCTCCTGGCCCGTGGCGTGATCGTGCGACCCATGAACGCCTTCGGGCTGGGCGACGGAGCCATTCGCATCAGCGTGGGGCTGCCCGAGGAGAACCGGCGCTGCATCGGGGCGCTGAGGGAGATACTGGCTTGA
- the cmk gene encoding (d)CMP kinase has translation MSGEPLRRPPRGASARLVPPDTVIAIDGPAGSGKSTTARALADKLDLLYVDSGAMYRALTWASAERGIAAGDATGLAALLDAADLRLETARGDTQVTWNGRDISTAIRTPAVESRVSAVSAHAEVRRCMVERQRALGRARGVVMEGRDIGSVVFPLASAKIFLEATLEARADRRLRQHHRRGVSIDRQEVLRELAERDRLDSQRDESPLAVSPDAMLIDNSDMLLHEQLEVTTEAVLHILAEKRPLPDDVMPRRSRVHWKYRLAYAIFGALGRFFGLRVYGREHVRGVQGSILAPNHISSWDPPFLGAAVEDVYPLRAIAKAELFRFWPSRLVYRFIDAVPIKRSIYDASAFDLAASFLAQGANILFFPEGTRRVFGQPGPVRNGLGMIMQRTGAPALPIFCRGTLSPEPGGSPRSPLEIWIAPPVRLYALGVLRTRMSEKDVNRAVARLFENIYREMLSRSSARVPVSAWEREAANRQQDTVRRKELRVFGKSSPASRA, from the coding sequence TTGAGCGGCGAACCACTCAGACGTCCCCCTCGTGGCGCGTCGGCGCGGCTGGTGCCGCCGGACACCGTCATCGCCATCGACGGTCCGGCCGGATCGGGCAAGTCCACGACCGCGCGTGCGCTCGCGGACAAACTAGATCTGCTCTACGTCGACAGCGGCGCCATGTACCGGGCGCTGACCTGGGCCTCTGCCGAGCGCGGTATCGCCGCCGGCGACGCGACAGGTCTCGCCGCGCTGCTCGACGCCGCCGATCTGCGCCTCGAGACCGCGCGCGGCGATACCCAGGTCACCTGGAACGGGCGCGACATCTCCACGGCGATCCGCACTCCCGCCGTGGAATCCCGCGTCTCCGCCGTCTCCGCTCATGCCGAGGTCCGCCGGTGCATGGTCGAACGGCAGCGGGCGCTGGGGCGCGCCCGGGGCGTGGTCATGGAGGGTCGCGACATAGGCTCGGTCGTCTTCCCCCTGGCGTCGGCCAAGATCTTCCTGGAGGCGACGCTCGAGGCGCGCGCCGACCGTCGTCTGCGGCAGCATCATCGCCGGGGCGTCTCGATCGACCGACAAGAGGTGCTGCGCGAATTGGCGGAGCGCGACCGCCTCGATAGCCAGCGGGATGAGAGCCCGCTGGCCGTTTCACCGGACGCCATGTTGATCGACAACAGCGACATGTTGCTCCACGAACAGCTGGAGGTCACGACCGAGGCCGTTCTGCACATACTCGCCGAAAAGCGGCCCCTGCCCGACGACGTCATGCCGAGACGGTCCCGGGTGCACTGGAAGTACCGCCTGGCCTACGCCATCTTCGGCGCGCTGGGCAGATTCTTCGGCCTGCGCGTATACGGCCGCGAGCACGTCAGAGGCGTGCAGGGTTCCATCCTGGCTCCCAACCACATCAGCAGCTGGGACCCTCCGTTCCTGGGGGCTGCGGTGGAAGACGTCTATCCCCTGCGCGCGATCGCCAAGGCGGAGCTCTTCCGCTTCTGGCCCTCGCGCCTGGTGTACCGCTTCATCGATGCCGTGCCCATCAAGAGATCCATCTACGACGCCTCGGCCTTCGACCTGGCGGCCTCGTTCCTCGCGCAGGGCGCGAACATCCTGTTCTTCCCCGAGGGCACGCGTCGCGTCTTCGGTCAGCCGGGGCCGGTGCGCAACGGGCTGGGCATGATCATGCAGCGGACCGGCGCGCCCGCCTTGCCTATCTTCTGCCGCGGCACACTGTCCCCCGAACCCGGCGGCTCGCCCAGGTCGCCCCTCGAGATCTGGATCGCACCGCCGGTGCGGCTCTATGCCCTGGGGGTTCTGCGGACGCGCATGTCAGAGAAGGACGTCAACCGCGCCGTGGCCCGTCTCTTCGAAAACATCTACCGGGAGATGCTGTCGCGCTCCAGCGCCCGCGTCCCCGTCTCGGCCTGGGAGCGCGAAGCCGCCAACCGCCAGCAGGACACCGTCCGCCGCAAGGAGCTGCGCGTTTTCGGCAAGTCGTCGCCGGCGTCCCGCGCGTGA
- a CDS encoding segregation/condensation protein A: MNESARDNTPAPAADGERVISWELPPELEYFHTSEAYDIALPDFQGPLDLLLFLIQKDEIDIYDIPIADITAQYLGYLEVITALSLDLAGDFIVMAATLVRIKSRLLLPSQPHDEELDDEDPRAELVRRLLEYKRFKEMSRHLQERERERGRLHVREQRYPFLGENTEPPALRLNMYELLLALSQVFERVTKEAVHNVTREVYTVTEKVKLIRSRLAGGATLRFDELFKDDHIKMEVVVTFMAILELAKRGVLRILQTETNGPIWVSGAGKQAAAASGGGVDS; encoded by the coding sequence TTGAACGAGTCCGCGAGAGACAACACGCCCGCACCCGCTGCCGACGGCGAACGCGTCATTTCCTGGGAACTGCCGCCCGAGCTGGAGTACTTCCACACCAGCGAGGCCTACGACATCGCCCTGCCCGATTTCCAGGGACCGCTCGATCTGCTGCTCTTTCTGATCCAGAAGGACGAGATCGACATCTACGACATACCGATAGCCGACATCACCGCGCAGTACCTCGGCTATCTCGAGGTCATCACGGCGCTGTCGTTGGACCTGGCCGGCGATTTCATCGTCATGGCCGCCACTCTGGTGCGCATCAAGTCGCGCCTGCTGCTCCCGTCCCAGCCCCACGACGAGGAGCTCGACGACGAGGATCCGCGCGCCGAGCTGGTGCGCCGTCTGCTCGAGTACAAACGATTCAAGGAGATGTCCCGGCACCTGCAGGAACGGGAACGGGAGCGCGGCCGCCTCCACGTGCGCGAGCAGCGCTACCCCTTCCTCGGGGAGAACACCGAACCGCCGGCACTTCGCTTGAACATGTACGAGCTGCTGCTCGCGCTCTCGCAGGTATTCGAACGGGTGACCAAGGAGGCGGTGCACAACGTCACGCGCGAAGTCTACACCGTCACCGAGAAGGTCAAGCTCATCCGGTCGCGCCTGGCCGGCGGGGCCACGCTCCGCTTCGACGAGCTCTTCAAGGACGATCACATCAAGATGGAAGTCGTCGTCACCTTCATGGCCATCCTCGAGCTGGCCAAGCGCGGCGTGCTGCGCATCCTCCAGACCGAGACCAACGGACCCATCTGGGTGAGCGGCGCCGGCAAGCAGGCCGCCGCCGCGTCCGGGGGGGGGGTGGACTCGTGA